The Methanobrevibacter wolinii SH genomic interval AAAATGTTAAAATTTTAATTGTTTGTGCAGGTATGGAAGGAGCATTACCTTCTGTTATTGCAGGTTTAGTTGATATTCCTATAATTGCTGTTCCTACTTCAATTGGATATGGTGTTGGTCAAGGAGGTATAACAGCATTAAATGCAATGTTACAATCATGTGCTCCTGGAATGTCTGTTGTTAATATTGATAATGGTTTTGGTGCAGCAGTTAATGCTTTAACTATTTTAAATACTTTTGATAAAAAATAAATTAAACATAATATTTAAATATGAGTTTTATTATACTTAATATAATATTTATTGTTATTTTTTTTAGAGTTTATCATTTTTTTGGGGAAGATTTAATTGATATTCGAGGAATTTAATCCTAAGATCCATAATGTTCATCAAGTTGCTGATCTTATATTTGAAATCGATTTAAGAGTACTTAAAAAATTATTTAATACTAAACAAGAAGCGGTTTCAGCTATTGAAAATAAATTATTAGCAAAATATCCTCATGTTGATGATTTTTTTAAATTCTATGTAATTTATAAAAAAGAGGATCCTTCTAAAATACTTGCAATATTACTTATTTCTAAAGGTAAAAACATCAATTATCTAAATGATTCTGTTTTTTTATTTAAAAAACTTAAATTTATGCAAGCATTTCACTTTTCTGAACAGAATTTTATAGATAAATTTACATTATCTCATATTAAAGATAATGATTTTTATATTGCAGAAATTGCTACTAATAATGCTGAAAGATGTCAAGGTGTGGGACGTGCAGTAGTTCAGCATGCTATAGAACAAGCAAAAGAACAAGGATTTAGTCGTGTAGTGATTGATGTTGATTTTAAAAATTCTATTGCTCATAAATTATATGAATCTTTAGGTTTTAGAGTATATGATAAAAAATCATTTAAATTTGCAGGTTATGAAAAAAAGATGTATAATATGGAATATTTAATTTAATTTATATCTTAATTATTTTCTAATATTTTTTGAATTTAATATTTTTATTTATTAATTTAATCTACTTTTATTTAATTTATAAGTTTCAAATAACTTATTAAATGATATTATTATTTTAAACTCTTTAAATCTTATTTTTTATAATTTTAAATAATATTTATACTTTAAATTTTATTTAATAAAGTTTTTTTTTTTAAAAATTAGGATGTTTCAATAAAATCTATTTTATTTAATTTATTTTTGTTTTTTTTTTNNNNNNNNNNNNNNNTTTTTTTTTTAAAAATTAGGATGTTTCAATAAAATCTATTTTATTTAATTTATTTTTGTTTTTTTTTTTTAAAATTAGTTTTTTTTTATTATTTGGAAATTAAATTTTAGAAAGATTTATTTTTGTTTTTTTTTTAAAATTAGTTTTTTTTTATTATTTGGAAATTAAATTTTAGAAAGAAGTAGAATATTTATTTTCTACGTCTTGCAAATTCATCTAATATTTCATCAAATTCTACTCCTTTATATACAAGTAGAAGTAAAGTATGGAATATTAAATCTGTTGCTTCCCAAACGAGATTTTCATCATTTTTAGATGCTAAAATGAATTCTCCACATTCTTCAGCAACTTTTTCTAAAATTTTATCTTCAGCTTTTTTATCGCTATCTTTCATAATATTAGAAGTATATGAATCAATAGGATTGTCTCTTCTTCCTTCTAAAACTTCATATACCTCTCTTAATACTTTTTCATCAGTCATTATACCACTTGTTTATTAAATTTTTTTACCTACAATTTTTTTATCTTTATTTTCTTTAATACTTTCAGTTATTGCAATAAGTGGATGTTGATCATCATTAATTATATAAATATCATTAAGATTGTAAACTCCATATTTGTCTGCAGTTTTTTCAACTCCAAGTTTTATATCTTTGTCTAATGTTATAACATAAGATTCAATATAGTCACATCCAAGTTTTACTGATGCAACTGCCCTATGATGACCATCAATTAAAATCCATCGTTTTCCAGTGTGTACTACAATTGCAGGTTCTGCTAATCCTCGTTTAAGCTCATAAATTCTTCCATCTAATTCATCAGCATATATTTTATCTTGAGTAGGTCTAATGTCTTTAATAGGTACTTTCATTTCTTTTACTGTTGCTTTTGTATCATATAACATAGATAAAGTATCTTTATAATAATTTACTTTTGTAGGTGTAGATCTTTCAATATGTGATCTTACAATATCTGTGTTTGTTAAAAAGCCACTAAGTTGGCCTTCTTTATTTACTACAGGCATTCTTGAAATACCTTGCCTAAACATTACTCTAGAAGCATCATTAAGAGCCATGTCTTCTCTAGCAATTACTACATCTCTTGACATAACTTCTTTAATAGTTTCAGACCAATCTTTTAATAATAAATCATAGGTGGTTATTATGCCTACTATATTTCCATCAGAGTTAACTACTGGAAATCCATCGTGCCCTGTTTTCTTCATTATTTGGATTACTTTTTCACAAGGAGTATTTTCTTCTAAACTAATTACATTTTTTGTCATATAATCTTTTACAAGAGCCTTGTCTGACATCATAACACCATTTTCAAATTTATTCGATTAAGTCTTTTAATATTTTTACAGTTTCACCAGGATCTGCTTTTCCTTTAGTAAATCTCATTACTTGACCAACAAGGAAATTAATTGAAGCTTTTTGTCCTTCTTTATAATCATTGACTGCTTTAGGATTTTCTTCAATTGCTTTTTTAGCAGCATTTAATATTGCATCTTCTTCAACAACACCCATTAATCCTAATTCTTCACCAATTTCTTTTGGTGATTTTTCATTATTTGGCATTTTTTCTACAATTCTTTGACCAGCTTTAACAGTAATTTCTTTGTTTAAAAGTAAATTTATAAGTTCTATAATATCTTTAGCACTAATTTCACTATCTGCAAAAGTTATTTTATTATATGTTAAAACTCTTTTAAGTTCATCTCTCATCCAGTTTGCTGAATATTTTGGATTAACTTCTTTAGCAACTTCTTCATAAGTATCTGCTAAATCAAGTTCTGATGTTAATACTGTTGCAGTTTCTTGATCAATTCCATATTCACTAACAAATCTTTTAGCTTTATTATATGGAGCTTCTGGCATAGTTTCTGCAATTTCTTCTATTTCTTCATCTTGTATTTCCATTGGTGGTAAATCTGGATCAGGTATGAATCTATAATCATCAGCATTTTCTTTTGATCTCATAGAAACAGTAATCATTTGTGATTCGAGGTAAGCTCTAGTTTCTTGTTTAATTTCAATACCTCTTTTCATGTTGTTTTTTTGTCTAACAACTTCGTATTTAAGAGCTCTATATGCTCCTTTAATGGAGTTAATATTTTTCATTTCTACTCTGTTTCCACCTTCAATAGAAACGTTTACATCTGCTCTCATAGTACCTTCACCACGAGCTCCTCCACTATATTCAAGTATTCTAATTAATTGTTTTAAGAAATTACGAGCTTCTTCTGGAGAATGCATATCTGGTTCAGTTACAATTTCAATTAATGGTATTCCTGAACGGTTAAAATCAACAGTACCTTTATCTGGTTTATATTGACCTGGATCTTCTTCCATATGTATTTCTCTAATTCTTACACCATTTAATTCTCCTTCATATCCAATAGGAACTGATGTTCTTTGGTATCCTGAAGGTAAATCCGGATAATCATAATGTTTTCTCATGAAATAAGCAGTATCTTTTGTAATTTTACAATTTAACATTAATGAAATCATTAATGCATTTTCAATTGCTTTTTCATTTGTAGGTAATGGTTTAGCTCCAGGTTGATTTAAACAAACAGGACAAATATTTGTGTTTGCAGGAGCTTCTTTATAATTTGTTGGACAATTACAGAATAATTTTGATTTTGTCTCAAGTTGTACGTGAATTTCGAGTCCACATTTCATTTCGATAATAATTCCTCCAAGTATTTTTTTGGAATTTTTAATAATTAAATAATTTTTATAAAAAATATACTTCTAAAATAGTATTATATATTTTATATATTAAATTTAATTTTTATTTTATTTTATTAATAAAGATTTCTTAAGATTTTTTACTTTATTATTAGAAAGTAATTTTTAATTAAATTTTTTTCTTTTTAATTAATCTTTTATTTATTGGTTTTTTTAATTTTATTATTTAAAATAAATTTTTTTTTACATGTTTTTTTTAAATTTAATGAAAATATACTATTTTAGTTTATTTCTAAGTTTAAAATATAATTTTTATATTTAAAATTAATAGGTTTATTAATATTATAAAATTTAGAATATAATTTTTATATTTAAATTAATGAGTTTAGTAAAAATAAATTTTTAAATAAAAATATCTTTCAAGAAATTTTTAATATTTATTTTTCAATGATTCTTTAATATATCGTTTAATATATTTGTCTAATTTATCATTGTATTGGCTTTTTTCAGGACCTAGTTTAGTTTTATCAGTAAAAGTTCCTTGAAGTTCTCTACCTGTCCATTTTACTTCTTCTTCAACTCTTTTACCATATTTTGTACCAAACATTTTAAATAATGGGAATTTTGTAATACCATTAGCTCCACTTAATATTAAAATTCCTATATTTGCTAAATTATCAATCCATGTGCCACATATAATTTCAAGTTTTGGGAAGTTTAGTCTAATAGTTGATACTACTTTAGCATAATATAATGATGCAGGTTGTGAGCTATTAGCATATATTGTTTCTTTATGTGGATTTAATGAATAGAATATAACTCTATCAATATCATGATCTTTAATATATTGTATTAAATAATCAATATCATCTAAGGTTTCACCTAAACCTAATATAATAGTTATTGCTTTTTTAAACCCAAGATTTTTAGCAGTATCTAACATTTCACTTATTTCATTTAAAGGTTTACTTGGACATATTTTTTCATGTAAACTTGGATTTACAGTTTCAACAGCACCAGTAATTCCAATAATTTCATTACCATATATATCTAAATCTTTTGTAATTCCAGTATTTAACCAAACTCCTTTATTAGTAATGTTTTTAATTTCGGTAGCAATATCTTTTATTTCTTTTGTTGTAAAAGTTTTATATCCTCCAGATAAAAACTCAATATTCCAATCTAATCTTTTACACATTTCAGCTTCTGCTAATATATTTGGAATTCTTCTTTTTGCTTTACTTGGATTTAATATTTTATCTTTTTGTGTACTCATATAACAAAATGCACAATCTCCTTTGTCACAGTACCATGATAAAAAGATTGCTCTTTCAAGATAAATTTTATTTGAATGGTTTTTCAATGTTATTTCATTTGCTTTTTTAATTAAATCAAGTAATTCTCCATTTTTGTCTATAATATTCATTTTTATCTCTACTAAATCTTTTTATTTATATAATTTTATTATATTGATTCTGTTGAAATCCTATTTTATTTAAAAATTAACTTTCTAAAGTACATTTTTTAAATTATATTAAAATTATATTTTAAATCTTAAGGATTTCAACAAAGCCATTTTATTCTTAAATATAATATTATTATTCTTATTTTTTAGTTTTATTTATATTATATTTAAATGTAAACCATTAAATTTATATAGTATATTTTTTATAACTATAATAAGATAATTTTACTATGAAAATTAATTTTTGAGGAAATTTAATTTTTTTATTATTATTCATGTAAAAATAGAAACATTTATATATGATGTTATCTAAACTATTATTTACTGTTTAAAATTATTGCATTTTAAACATGGGTAATTTATACTTGGTTGAGATGGGTTTTTTATATGCCATCGTAGCTCAGTAGGTAGAGCGTTCGGCTGTTAACCGATTGGTCACAGGTTCGAGCCCTGTCGATGGCGCTTTTGGGCCCATAGCTTAGCCAGGTAGAGCGTCCGGCTCATAACCGGAAGGCCATGGGTTCGAACCCCATTGGGCCCATGTTACAATAATTTTGATGTTTTTTCTCATGCTCCGTTGGTGTAGTCCGGCCAATCATTCTGGCCTTTCGAGCCGGAGACTCGGGTTCGAATCCCGAACGGAGCATTTTTATTATTATAGTTGATTTTTTAGGGATTGTCCCTTTATCCGAAGCGGGGGTGCCCGAGCGGCCAAAGGGGACAGGCTTAGGACCTGTTGACGCAGGTCTACCAGGGTTCGAATCCCTGCTCCCGCATTAATCTAACTTATTATTTATTCACTTGCCGGGGTAGGGTAGGCGGTCATCCTACGGGACTGTGGATCCTGCGACTCGGGTTCAAATCTCGGCCCCGGCCCCATGATTATTACTTATTTTAATTATTACTTATTTAATTTCAATATTTTTTTATTATTTTTATATTAGTTTTCTTATGGGGTCTAATTAAGTATAAGTATAATAATTTTATAAATAGAAAATATTATTGTTTATTTTTATAAAAAAGGTTATATTATGGTTAAAAAAGGTTCAACAGAAGAAAGAGATTTAGTTCATAAATTATGGGATAGAAATTTTGCAGCTATGCGAGCTCCTGCTTCTGGTGGAGCTACTAAAAGACCTTTACCTGATGTTATTGCTGGTAATGGTGAAATTTATTTGGCTATTGAAGTTAAAACTACAGTTAAAGATAAAATTTATATTGATTTTCCCCAAATTGATGAATTAGAGAAATTTTCAAAAATATTTGGAGCAAAACCATATTTAGGTGTTAAATTTAAGTATACAAAATGGTATTTTTTAGAACCTAAAAATATTGAGAGAACTAAAAATAATAATTATAAAGTTGAAAAGGATTATGTAATTGAAAATGGTTTGGAATTAGATGAAATTACTCAGATTGATAAACAAGTTAAATTTGATTTATAATTATAATTATAATTTTTATAAAAATTTTAAATTTTTTAATCTTATTTAATTATTTTTTTTAATACAATCATACAAAAATCAAAACATTTAAATATTAATTTTTACAAAACTATTGTTGTTATTATATTAAATATAATAATGATTTTTTTTATTCGTTTTGGGGTTATAGTGTAACCTGGCATCATCTGGGACTCCAGTTGTCTTTGAAGAAAATTTAGCGCGTAGTCTGACAGTATAAATTGATACAGAATGATGATCAATTGGAGTACTGAGACAAGAGAAATCCTAGGATCGGGGTTCAAATCCCTGTGACCCCACTTTTATTTAAAACTATTTTTTTTATGAATTTTAATAATTTTAATCTAATTTAACTTTTTATTTTGAATTTTAATTGATTATTTAAATTATTTTTTAAGGGATAATTTTATTAATATTAAATTCAGAAATATTATAATAATATTTAATTAATTATTTTTTTCTTTAATAAAAAATGTTAGGTGTTTTTTAATGTATGCAATTATTATGGGAGGAGGACGTGTAGGTCTTTCTTTAGCTTCATTATTAATTGAAGACGGTTATGATGTTACTCTTATTGAAAGTAATGAAGAATTATCTAATAATGCTTCTGTTGAATTAGATGCATTAGTTATTTGTGGTAGTGGAACCGATACAAAAACATTAGAAGAAGCTAATATTGAAGATGCTGATTTCTTTGTTGCAACTACTGGTAATGATGAAACTAACTTACTTAGTTGTATATTAGTTAAAGATTATGGGGTTCCTAAAATTATTGCTCGTGTAAGTAATACTGATCATGAAGAAGCATTTATTAAAGTTGGAATTGATAATGTAATAAGTCCTGAAAAAACAGCTGCAGGATATCTTGAAAAAATTATTACAAGACCAAATGTTGCAGACTTAACTACTTTTGGTCAAGGTGATGCTGAAATTTTAGATATGATTATTACAAATAAAAAAGTAATTGGTAAACCTATTTATGAGATTTCACCTACTGAAGATTATATTATAATCGCAACATATAAAGAAGGAAAATTAAACATTCCTCAACAAGATGATATATTAACAAAAGGAGAAAAAATTTCTATTCTTGTTAAAAGAAATGCTCTTAAAAAGACTGAAAAAAAATTTGAATAGTCTTTTTAATTTAATTTTCATTTTCTATTTTTATATAACTTATTTTAACTATTGTTTTAAAGATTTTATTGATTAGATTTTAAATTTAAGAACTTTTTTTAAATCATAAATTAATTGTTTAATTTCTATTAAATCTTTCCTTAAGTGCTCTTTTTTGTTTATTTGTTGGTTTAAATATTTCAAAGAATTCTCTTATAGTTACAAGAACAGGAATAATTTCAAGTTTTCCCATTAACATATCTAATATCATAATAATTTTAACACTTGGAGACATGTTAATATTTGTAATACCTGCACTTAATCCATTATTACTTATTGCGGAGATAATTTCAAATAATGATTTAAATCCATCGTAGCCATGTAAAATCAATATAATCCAACTTACAAATATTAAAATGAAAGTTATAAAAACATATGATCCTGCTTCTTTTATTGCTCCTGTTGAGATTTCTTTATTATCTATAGTTACTTTTATAACTCTTCCTTCAGGAGATAAGATTTCTATAATATTTTTTAATATTCCTTTTAAAAGAGTTATAATACGAATAATTTTTACACCACCAGAAGTAGATCCTGATGAACCTCCTATTATCATAAGTAACATTAAAAAGATTAATGAAGCATCTTTCCAACTTAATAATTTTGGTATTGGTACAACTGAAGCTCCTGTAGATGTAATTGCTGAAATTACTGTAAATAATATTTCAATAGGCATAGCTTTTGTTAAGAAGTATATAATTATTGTAGTTACTATTATAGAGAAAGCTATAGCTCTAAATTGAACATCATCAATAATCGCTTTTCCTTTAGTTTTAAATACTTTATAATGAACTGGAAAACTTATAGTACCTATAATCATTAGTACCATTGTTATTATGTAAATTATATTATTATGGTAATAACCTACATTAGCATTTTTAATACTCATTCCACCAGTACATATTGAGGAAAAACATAAATTTATTGCATCAAATATAGGCATTCCTGCAAGTAAGTATAAGATTATTCCAATCATAGTATAAATACAATATATTTCAATTGTTTTTTCCATTGTATTTGCTATACTTGGTTTTATTCTCTCATCCCTTGCTTCTGATTTGTATAATTTAGCTGCAGCAGTTCCTTTTCTGATAATAATTCCTACACTAATAATTACTATTCCTAAACCACCTAACCATCCTTCAAAACTTTTTAAAAATAAGATAGATTTTGGAAATGCTTCAACATTTTGATATAAACAAAGTGCTGTACCTGTTAATGAGGACATATTCTCAAAAATACCATTTAAAATTGGTATTTGTAAACTTATTTTCATTACAAGTGCACTTAAAAAGCTAGCCCAAATCCATGTTAATGTTGATATAATCATTGCATTTTTTAATTTAATATTTGATGTATTAATATTTATTTTAGTAAATAATGTTCCTATTATTAATGATATAACACTTGATATTATAAATCCAATTATTTCTGGTGTTTCTTTATAAAAAATTGCAATTATAATAGGTATAAGTAGTGCTATTCCTGTTAATTGCATTGTTTTTCCTAAATAATATGCAATGATTTTTATATCCATTGTGTTTATATATTTCATTAATTAAAATTTGATTTTTTATTTAAAATATTTTATGTTTAAATACTAATTTTTTTATTCATTTTTACATGTTTAAATATTAAAAATAGTAAATAATTATAACTTAAACTTTTTTTAAAATAATTATTTATACTAATATTTATAAATATTAAAATAATTTATTTAATTCAAATTCTTTATTTATTAAAAAATTTTTTATAAGGTTATATTATGAAACATAAGACTCTGTTATTTTTGATTTTTGGTTTAATTATAATGGGTGTAATGTTATGGTTTATTGGTATTGATGAGGTTTTTAATGCATTAAGAATGTCAAATATTCTTTATGTTATTCTTGCAATACTTATTGAAATCGTGGTTTATGCTTTATATACATTGAGATGGGAAATTATTA includes:
- a CDS encoding GNAT family N-acetyltransferase: MIFEEFNPKIHNVHQVADLIFEIDLRVLKKLFNTKQEAVSAIENKLLAKYPHVDDFFKFYVIYKKEDPSKILAILLISKGKNINYLNDSVFLFKKLKFMQAFHFSEQNFIDKFTLSHIKDNDFYIAEIATNNAERCQGVGRAVVQHAIEQAKEQGFSRVVIDVDFKNSIAHKLYESLGFRVYDKKSFKFAGYEKKMYNMEYLI
- the hisE gene encoding phosphoribosyl-ATP diphosphatase, with amino-acid sequence MTDEKVLREVYEVLEGRRDNPIDSYTSNIMKDSDKKAEDKILEKVAEECGEFILASKNDENLVWEATDLIFHTLLLLVYKGVEFDEILDEFARRRK
- a CDS encoding CBS domain-containing ParB/RepB/Spo0J family partition protein — translated: MMSDKALVKDYMTKNVISLEENTPCEKVIQIMKKTGHDGFPVVNSDGNIVGIITTYDLLLKDWSETIKEVMSRDVVIAREDMALNDASRVMFRQGISRMPVVNKEGQLSGFLTNTDIVRSHIERSTPTKVNYYKDTLSMLYDTKATVKEMKVPIKDIRPTQDKIYADELDGRIYELKRGLAEPAIVVHTGKRWILIDGHHRAVASVKLGCDYIESYVITLDKDIKLGVEKTADKYGVYNLNDIYIINDDQHPLIAITESIKENKDKKIVGKKI
- the gatB gene encoding Asp-tRNA(Asn)/Glu-tRNA(Gln) amidotransferase subunit GatB is translated as MKCGLEIHVQLETKSKLFCNCPTNYKEAPANTNICPVCLNQPGAKPLPTNEKAIENALMISLMLNCKITKDTAYFMRKHYDYPDLPSGYQRTSVPIGYEGELNGVRIREIHMEEDPGQYKPDKGTVDFNRSGIPLIEIVTEPDMHSPEEARNFLKQLIRILEYSGGARGEGTMRADVNVSIEGGNRVEMKNINSIKGAYRALKYEVVRQKNNMKRGIEIKQETRAYLESQMITVSMRSKENADDYRFIPDPDLPPMEIQDEEIEEIAETMPEAPYNKAKRFVSEYGIDQETATVLTSELDLADTYEEVAKEVNPKYSANWMRDELKRVLTYNKITFADSEISAKDIIELINLLLNKEITVKAGQRIVEKMPNNEKSPKEIGEELGLMGVVEEDAILNAAKKAIEENPKAVNDYKEGQKASINFLVGQVMRFTKGKADPGETVKILKDLIE
- a CDS encoding radical SAM protein; protein product: MNIIDKNGELLDLIKKANEITLKNHSNKIYLERAIFLSWYCDKGDCAFCYMSTQKDKILNPSKAKRRIPNILAEAEMCKRLDWNIEFLSGGYKTFTTKEIKDIATEIKNITNKGVWLNTGITKDLDIYGNEIIGITGAVETVNPSLHEKICPSKPLNEISEMLDTAKNLGFKKAITIILGLGETLDDIDYLIQYIKDHDIDRVIFYSLNPHKETIYANSSQPASLYYAKVVSTIRLNFPKLEIICGTWIDNLANIGILILSGANGITKFPLFKMFGTKYGKRVEEEVKWTGRELQGTFTDKTKLGPEKSQYNDKLDKYIKRYIKESLKNKY
- the hjc gene encoding Holliday junction resolvase Hjc; its protein translation is MVKKGSTEERDLVHKLWDRNFAAMRAPASGGATKRPLPDVIAGNGEIYLAIEVKTTVKDKIYIDFPQIDELEKFSKIFGAKPYLGVKFKYTKWYFLEPKNIERTKNNNYKVEKDYVIENGLELDEITQIDKQVKFDL
- a CDS encoding potassium channel family protein, whose amino-acid sequence is MYAIIMGGGRVGLSLASLLIEDGYDVTLIESNEELSNNASVELDALVICGSGTDTKTLEEANIEDADFFVATTGNDETNLLSCILVKDYGVPKIIARVSNTDHEEAFIKVGIDNVISPEKTAAGYLEKIITRPNVADLTTFGQGDAEILDMIITNKKVIGKPIYEISPTEDYIIIATYKEGKLNIPQQDDILTKGEKISILVKRNALKKTEKKFE
- a CDS encoding TrkH family potassium uptake protein, which translates into the protein MKYINTMDIKIIAYYLGKTMQLTGIALLIPIIIAIFYKETPEIIGFIISSVISLIIGTLFTKININTSNIKLKNAMIISTLTWIWASFLSALVMKISLQIPILNGIFENMSSLTGTALCLYQNVEAFPKSILFLKSFEGWLGGLGIVIISVGIIIRKGTAAAKLYKSEARDERIKPSIANTMEKTIEIYCIYTMIGIILYLLAGMPIFDAINLCFSSICTGGMSIKNANVGYYHNNIIYIITMVLMIIGTISFPVHYKVFKTKGKAIIDDVQFRAIAFSIIVTTIIIYFLTKAMPIEILFTVISAITSTGASVVPIPKLLSWKDASLIFLMLLMIIGGSSGSTSGGVKIIRIITLLKGILKNIIEILSPEGRVIKVTIDNKEISTGAIKEAGSYVFITFILIFVSWIILILHGYDGFKSLFEIISAISNNGLSAGITNINMSPSVKIIMILDMLMGKLEIIPVLVTIREFFEIFKPTNKQKRALKERFNRN